The window TTACTAGCGATTGGTTATCTCCATACTTCTCATAATTCACTGAGCATCTTGAAACTCTTCTATTTTATGGTTATTAAAATTTTCTActgtgctctgataccactaactaaaattttattgataatgagtatatatatatatatatatatatatatatatatatatatatatatatatatatatatatatatatatatatatatgttaagatTATGATCTTCATTATCGatagaattatgataatatattatcataatttttatgatttagaatcatgataacatagtatcaaaatattgaaAAGATCATACTAATCTTATCctaatttatttttctcaataatatttttttaatagggttctttttttattcttgtagtgCATTAGTCACAACTATCTTGACATATGAATGCTCTTTTTCTTATATCTCAtaaagatatttaattttttCATTCTTCCACGATTGAGGTTATTATCTTTTAAACTACAAAAATAATAATGCATGCCAAAGAGGGTTTTCATCTCGTCCTCCTTCGATAAAAAAAAACTTCTTCTCTCTTAAAATGACAGTAACTATCATTAAAGAGAATAAACATGAAGAATTTTtatctatattttattatttatcttataGGTAAAATTCTAAACCCGATTATGAGAGCGAGACGAGGCAATAGGGCATGATCAAATTCATCCATTCATTTGACATTCTATAGTCGGATCGATAGAGTGTCGAGATGAATCTAATTGATTCTATCCATCACCACATGGATACATGATAAATTGTAATAGTTGTCATTGGTAAATGATTTCTAGTAATAATCCTATACCCTAAAGTTACGTTTAAGATCTCTGTTTTTCATAAGTTAGCATGTGAACTATAATAtttctaattttatatttaaaattagttatgagaaaaaaaataaaaaagtaagtagaaaaaaaaagataaaaacaacTGTCCAGTTTACACAAGCACTAAAAGAAAGATTGTTTGGTAAGACAAATTTAGAGCATATTTTATCTATAaatataaaccataatttatttgattagaCTTGATATAAATGCATAGTGTTTCTTAATTATTCTTTTGCTCTTAGTACTTGATAAAGGACTAGAAGATTATGATGAAACATCAATTTAGTTTTTCTTCCTTATGGATGAGTGATGGGTTTTCTTTTATAATATGACTCCATAATTCTCAGATATGCAGATTTGTTATAGACTAATCGATAATCTTCATATTACCATCTCATTTCTTTATTgttatcttaaaaaaatatcattttatcaAGAGCTCCATTCTTGTGTTCCTAGTTAAAATCAATAAACATGTGTTTTATCCATTTATAATTGTAACACTtctcattttttaaaaattatgtaaGGATCTATTTATAATATAacgacctaaatataaatattagaaatgtgatatgatttgtgaaaaatttatattagattttaataaaaaaaatgaaggacATATATCACTAGCAAACCTAAGGAGGGTGTCACTtatgtttgttctaagaatgACACAAACTTTTTTTATACTTGTCACCTTGAAATCCTTATATTAGTCGAATCAAATGTTTTTAaatgagaaactaaatgtaaactTAAGATACTCCAATACAAGtttgagaagaataagaagaaaaattAAAGTAGCGGAAGAAAAAGTTTTGTCATAACTTAATATTTTCTTAGAAtaaattgtttgttgaattataatattataaattggaggagaaaattttgaTAGTCACTTTGTATAATAAAacataaatgatatatttttttttccaatagtataattttctattttatttttcatcagcCACGCCGCCACTGGCCGTTGAGTGCGTAAGCAATAAAATCCATCTCTGATCTCAAACAGAATTCgtcttcaaataaaataaaatttaattttaaaaatattttttcttcggAGAACGTGTTTTCGGTTAGCCGCCTGTCGGACCCACCGAGCAGGCCAGTCTTCCTGACGAGGTAAGTGGACGGGCGACGCACTGGCGGGTGGAAAAACAATCTCGTTAATAATAGTCAAAGAGAAGGAGAGGTCCACGAGGAAACCAACGCGGCGTGGAGAGGTGTGGTGAGCCGTGACGTGTACGGTTCAGATTGAAATATGTCGGTTTTAAAATTAGATCGCCTCCGCTCGCGTCCTTTCGTCGTTTCCCTAATCTTCCCTTTCCGCCGACGGGTCGCAGCTCCCGCTTCTCTGCCTCCCCTCGCGAGCTCTATCGCCGCGGTCTTCTCGCGGATCTCACCCGAAGGGCCGAAATATCCGTGGATCGATCGCCCTCTTGATCGATTATCCTCTCCGAGCGCTTCAGAACGAGCTCGGATCCGCCTGAAACGGCGGCCTCGCACCGCGGAATCGAAACCTAGAAAACATCGGTCGAGAATTTTAACCCTAGGAGCAGTGCGATCGACGGATCCGTAGTCCAGAGGAACTACCGTGACGCCGTGGGAGTCCAGGGCCGCCTGCCTTATGCGCGTCTCCGGTACCAATCGATTCTTCTTGAACCCAAGCGAGAAGGAAACCCTAGCGCGAATGGCGACGGATTGCCCCCGCGGAGGTCGTGCCGCGGATGGGGAGACGTCCGACGGCGACTCGTCGCAGTCGCTGGAGGAGATCTCGGCCGAGGATTTCAAGCAGGAAGCCAGGGCCGGAAGATCCAGTGTCTTCATGGGTTACCCCATGTCCAAGAACTATGGCCCCAGTCTCTATAGCTTTGCGTGGGCTCAGGCCGTGCGGAACAAGCCTCTGGGTCTGGATTTAACGCCGACGAGAGCCGGTGATCTCGCCGTGAAGAATGACTCCGGAGTTAAGCCGGAAAAGGAGGAAGCTTGTGATGTGATTATAGAGGATAGCAGTCAGGAGGATGACAGTGCAATGGAGAAGGAGGAAGGGGAATTGGAGGAAGGGGAGGTCGACTTTGGGTCAGAACCGATGATGGTTGATGAAGCGACTGATGTTTCTTCAGATAAACATGAGAACGAGCCAGAAAAGAAGGAATCAGATGGGGAAGAGTCACAAGGCTTCGATGATTTTGATCGGCGTGTGAGCTTAATTCTGGAAGAGCTAGAGATGATAACCATGGAAGAGGCTGAGGCGTAAGTTCGAGAATTTGAAGAACCTTCAAGAAGAAAGAACTATAATGTGACACCAGTGAAATAAATTTTGCAGTAAAAAGCATCagaaattaaaaacaaaactTAAAATTTGCATCTAAAAGATGGATGCAACATTGTGTTGCATACGTATCAGTGAATCTTTTAAGCTTTTGGGTGATGGGAAAACCCATTTTGATGTTAATTTTGTCTCATGTAGATCCTTTGAAGGTGTATGTGCACGTCTGCGTAAATCTTTTGAAGACTTGAAGCCGATGTTTACAGGGATAGAGAGTTCAGATACCGTGCTGCATGCTGTTGTTCAACAGGCTGTCATGGGGATCCAAACAACTTATTCtgtaagaaaaacaaaaaaaactttgTTTTCAATTCTTGAGTAGTTGTTATAATTCTAGTTGTTGAAATATAATCTGATACTGGTATTTCTGTGGCAGGCGCTTGATTCTTTTGCAATACAGAAGGAGCAGAATAAGCAATTGCTGTTGAGGTTAGATCTCTTATATGTTCTCCTGTCAATCGTGACCGCTGGATGTCATTAACTAAATTTAACTCTGTCGAATCTGGTGTAGGTTGCTGATTCACATAAAGAACCAGTATTATACCCTGTTAACTCCTGAACAAGTGAGAGAGGTCTGTAAATAATTCCATATATTTTAGTTAAAGTCATTGTTGATGGAGTTCAGTTAAATCTTGAGTCATTCTTCTGCTTCGACAGATCGACACCCTGGTGAACTCATTAGTGTTTGAGGAGGATCATGATAAAGAGAAAGAACAGCATGGTGATGGTTTGGTTTGTTTGGAGACGCCATGTAGGGCTTCAAAAACAGTTAATTTGCCCAATTTGGAGTTCCCCACACCCTCTAGAAATAGATTGGAGTTTAGTCCATTGTTGGATCTTCATGCAGATTATGACGCAGACAGTCTTCCTTCACCTACTCGAGAGAACTTGCCACAATTTTCTATCCCAAAGCCCATTGGTCTTGGAATGCTGCCAGTTGTATCTTCTCAGCCAAGAACTGCCAAAAATGAAGAAGCTGAAGAGGCCACATTACATCCATATGTAACTGATGCCCTCAAGGCTGTCTCATGCTACCAACAGAGATATGGCAGTACTTCCTTTCTGTCAATTAATCGACTTCCAAGCCCAACTCCCTCAGAGGAGGGTGACAAAGATGATGATTCCCATGAAGAAGCATCCAGTTCTTCTGTTGTTAGTAATGCCGAAACTGCTTGCACGATTCAAAATCAGGCCGTAAAGTCTAGTAGCACTGCAGCCTGTTCAAATAGCTCAGCTGGAAATCAACCATATCCTGTCAAGCTGGTTGGACAGGTTGGCTCTGGATCAAAATCATCTGCAAAACCTACATTGAAGCGCAGAGATCCAAGGCTTAAGCTCATGAATAATGAAGTCAGAGGCCCTTCAGTGGGAGATAAGGGTATCGACTCTAATGCCCTTGATAACAGGCTTGTGGGAGGAACTATGAATGCTAGGAAGCACAAATCAGTTGATGATCCTGTAACTGGGGACCATAAAATGAAAAGGCAGAAAAATGGTTTTACGGGCTCCAGAGATATGCAGATGACATCAGGGAGAGGTGGGTGGCTAGAAGACAGCAGTATCCCCCAACCAAGTGACAGGaatcaaataaatgaaaattttcaGGTCGAGGTTAGAAAACCAGGAAGTGGAGAAGTTGGTTCTGGTAAAAAATCTGATTCTAATATGAATTTCAGCATGTTGAATGGACTTATACCGAATCCTTCGGGTAATCTTCCAAATACTCTTTCTTTGCCTCCCTTGCTGAAGGCTGTAAATCCAACAATATTTGTGCAG of the Musa acuminata AAA Group cultivar baxijiao chromosome BXJ2-10, Cavendish_Baxijiao_AAA, whole genome shotgun sequence genome contains:
- the LOC135624673 gene encoding RNA polymerase II C-terminal domain phosphatase-like 3 — translated: MRVSGTNRFFLNPSEKETLARMATDCPRGGRAADGETSDGDSSQSLEEISAEDFKQEARAGRSSVFMGYPMSKNYGPSLYSFAWAQAVRNKPLGLDLTPTRAGDLAVKNDSGVKPEKEEACDVIIEDSSQEDDSAMEKEEGELEEGEVDFGSEPMMVDEATDVSSDKHENEPEKKESDGEESQGFDDFDRRVSLILEELEMITMEEAEASFEGVCARLRKSFEDLKPMFTGIESSDTVLHAVVQQAVMGIQTTYSALDSFAIQKEQNKQLLLRLLIHIKNQYYTLLTPEQVREIDTLVNSLVFEEDHDKEKEQHGDGLVCLETPCRASKTVNLPNLEFPTPSRNRLEFSPLLDLHADYDADSLPSPTRENLPQFSIPKPIGLGMLPVVSSQPRTAKNEEAEEATLHPYVTDALKAVSCYQQRYGSTSFLSINRLPSPTPSEEGDKDDDSHEEASSSSVVSNAETACTIQNQAVKSSSTAACSNSSAGNQPYPVKLVGQVGSGSKSSAKPTLKRRDPRLKLMNNEVRGPSVGDKGIDSNALDNRLVGGTMNARKHKSVDDPVTGDHKMKRQKNGFTGSRDMQMTSGRGGWLEDSSIPQPSDRNQINENFQVEVRKPGSGEVGSGKKSDSNMNFSMLNGLIPNPSGNLPNTLSLPPLLKAVNPTIFVQLLQMEQHRLAAENHQIVTASTSDVTNVSKVNGLPGAVSSVNSTPLKSQEVGQNHLGMSQIPSQSASVSSQNDVGRIRMKPRDPRRALHNNMVQMKNVIVSEQNKINEAIPGPQSSMGHSTAREPGEQAQASVLATQFVPQPNMSRQLTKNLGNIVSSSQLAATSQAVSQYIPSKANQVNVRPASAELNDSKTLVSEATAKGVSQSVNSWGDVDHFLDGYNDEQRAAIQKERARRIAEQNKMFAARKLCLVLDLDHTLLNSAKFVEVDPVHEEILRRKEEQDREKPQRHLFCFHHMGMWTKLRPGIWNFLDKASKLYELHLYTMGNKLYATEMAKVLDPTGTLFSGRVISRGDDADTVDGDERVPKSKDLDGVLGMESAVVIIDDSLRVWPLNKLNLIVVERYTYFPSSRRQFGLLGPSLLEIDHDERPEDGTLASSLAVIERIHQNFFSHHSLKDVDVRNILAAEQRKILAGCRIVFSRVFPVGEANPHLHPLWQTAEQFGAICTNQIDEQVTHVVANSLGTDKVNWALSTGRFVVHPGWVEASALLYRRANEHDFAVKTMT